The following coding sequences lie in one Polyodon spathula isolate WHYD16114869_AA chromosome 37, ASM1765450v1, whole genome shotgun sequence genomic window:
- the LOC121304138 gene encoding calcium and integrin-binding protein 1-like, with amino-acid sequence MGTSASQISKELLSEYQELTFLTKQEILLAHRRFSELLSKNQDSLTTRVPQEKVLTMPELKSNPFRQRICHVFSTSEEKDNSLSFEDFLDLLSAFSDSATPEIKSHYAFRIFDFDDDGTLDRTDLEHLVNCLTGDTPETRLTPEEMNQLIHNILEESDIDKDGTVNLSEFQHVISRSPDFVSSFKIVL; translated from the exons ATGGGAACGTCTGCCAGTCAGATCTCAAAGGAGTTACTTTCAGAATACCAG GAACTGACATTTTTAACCAAGCAAGAGATTCTTCT AGCCCACCGGAGATTCAGTGAGCTTCTGTCCAAAAACCAGGACTCGCTAACCACCAGAGTCCCACAGGAGAAGGTGTTGACCATGCCAGAGCTGAAG TCGAACCCCTTCCGGCAAAGGATCTGTCACGTGTTCTCCACCTCGGAGGAGAAGGACAACAGCCTGTCATTTGAGGACTTCCTGGACCTGCTCAGTGCCTTCAGCGACTCCGCCACCCCAGAGATCAAATCACACTACGCCTTCCGCATCTTCG ATTTCGATGATGATGGAACCCTGGACCGCACAGACCTGGAGCATCTGGTGAACTGCCTGACTGGAGACACCCCTGAGACCAGGCTCACCCCGGAGGAGATGAACCAGCTCATCCACAAT ATCCTTGAAGAGTCAGACATCGATAAAGACGGAACAGTGAACCTCTCTGAGTTCCAGCATGTCATTTCCAGGTCACCTGATTTCGTCAG CTCTTTTAAGATTGTGCTGTAA
- the LOC121304412 gene encoding GDP-D-glucose phosphorylase 1-like yields the protein MQGQATCRTGQHAGPGNMQDRSTCRTRSTCRTGQHAGPVNMQGSDTPTNIICTRHCKMSAHCARACSATGVEKNETGITVREQTELHVCNSATHEFVYSHRDFIRSGVRWLDKRRVGSISDCGAGQPLSRFDLTLRLGWQEKEKLGFFRYHLGDLQTKILPGPHGFVAQLNIQRGKERRKPQEIQSIKQSFNPNQFNFNKIQPGEILFEIRKQNKHGPSTEPQFTVSNGHSISGTEAAIDPAGPAYLDDGVTHTKTLVVINVSPLEFGHCLIIPEPSLCLPQVLTRDVVRIGIETVLLSSHPGFRVGFNSLGAFASVNHLHLHGYYVDHMLRIESARTEPLCPGKAFHLLPDSPAGFLFYTEGECLGTLIQNICKVTDCLVEKNIAHNLFVTRGRHPGTPLHSGPSRPGIRVIIWPRVSCFGAKEEAAFNVALCELAGHLPFKNRKDFDRITEAEVTEIVQKYLLPEKEFSMLQSQLMHVLQE from the coding sequence ATGCAGGGCCAGGCAACATGCAGGACCGGTCAACATGCAGGGCCAGGCAACATGCAGGACCGGTCAACATGCAGGACCAGGTCAACATGCAGGACCGGTCAACATGCAGGACCGGTTAACATGCAGGGTTCAGACACACCCACCAACATCatctgtacacgtcattgcaagATGTCTGCGCACTGTGCAAGAGCTTGCTCAGCTACCGGGGTCGAGAAAAATGAAACTGGAATCACGGTTCGGGAACAAACAGAACTCCATGTCTGTAACTCTGCGACACACGAGTTTGTCTACTCGCATAGAGATTTCATCCGGAGCGGGGTTCGCTGGCTGGATAAACGCCGAGTCGGTTCGATCAGCGATTGTGGAGCTGGTCAGCCGCTGTCTCGGTTCGATTTGACACTTAGGTTGGGATGGCAGGAGAAGGAGAAGCTCGGGTTTTTCCGGTACCATCTTGGGGACTTGCAAACTAAGATTTTGCCCGGCCCGCACGGGTTTGTGGCCCAGTTAAATATTCAGCGGGGAAAGGAGAGACGAAAACCACAAGAAATACAAAGTATTAAACAAAGCTTTAACCCGAACCAGTTCAACTTTAATAAAATCCAACCGGGGGAAATTCTGTTTGAAATCAGGAAGCAAAATAAGCACGggcccagcacagaaccacaatTCACAGTCAGCAACGGTCACAGTATCTCAGGTACTGAAGCAGCAATAGATCCGGCTGGTCCTGCTTATTTAGATGACGGGGTTACTCACACTAAAACGCTGGTTGTAATTAATGTGAGCCCGTTGGAGTTTGGACACTGTTTGATTATCCCCGAACCATCCCTGTGCCTCCCTCAGGTTCTAACCCGGGATGTGGTCCGAATCGGGATTGAGACGGTTCTGCTGAGTTCTCATCCGGGTTTTCGAGTGGGGTTTAATAGCCTGGGTGCATTTGCATCTGTGAACCATTTACATCTTCATGGTTACTACGTGGACCACATGCTTCGCATCGAGTCGGCCCGAACCGAACCTCTCTGTCCTGGGAAAGCATTCCACCTCCTTCCAGATTCCCCCGCCGGCTTCCTATTTTACACCGAGGGCGAGTGCTTGGGTACGTTGATCCAGAACATTTGTAAAGTCACCGACTGTTTAGTGGAAAAGAATATTGCACACAACCTGTTCGTGACTCGAGGCCGCCATCCCGGGACCCCACTTCATTCCGGGCCGTCCCGACCAGGGATCCGCGTCATTATCTGGCCCCGGGTCTCCTGCTTTGGGGCCAAAGAGGAAGCAGCATTTAACGTGGCCTTGTGTGAGCTTGCTGGTCATTTGCCGTTCAAGAACCGCAAAGATTTCGATAGGATCACCGAGGCTGAAGTGACTGAAATCGTCCAGAAATACCTCCTCCCAGAAAAGGAGTTTTCTATGCTGCAGTCACAACTGATGCACGTTTTACAAGAGTAA
- the LOC121304417 gene encoding protein unc-45 homolog A-like, whose amino-acid sequence MSENGNEKDPAALREEGNCLFKDRDFQGALSCYTKALKLSNSQSECAVLYRNRAACYLKLEDYSKAESDCSKALDSDPGDVKARFRRSQALQKLGRLDQAFKDIQRCAQLEPKNMTFQESLRQLGAQIQDKVQQLSSTDARVQQMFSLLLDSSAQESDRHKAAQNLVVLSREDAGAEQIFRNDGVRLLQRLMDSGKEEMILPALRTLVGLCSGHQSRSMAIVNELGMERLCAVMGSGGEQVSLAACHLLQVMFEALMEGMKKDVRGKDEAILLEPSRELRSMLRHLLGVLTAPAVSGSGRDSAINLLVKHVPRKSQRDPDNSLSLWVIDQGLKMVLEVGGTVPEATQGPPLTDSTHMSCSVLLSKLYEDLKSDGERENFSSLCEEYVRSHFESSGLVGKLRAIQTVSVLLQGPSEVGNQALGMSGIMESIISLCGSDTEIHQQVAVEALIHAAGKAKRASFITANGVALLKDIYKKSKSDKIRVRALVGLCKLGSAGGTDFSMKQFAEGSTLKLAKQCRKWLCNEALPPSSRRWAIEGLAYLTFDADVKEELAEDGQALQAMFQLAKSEDKTVLFAVGSTLVNCTNSYDLEKPDPQMVELAKYAKQHVPEEHPKDAKPFVEKRLSKLLEAGVVSALVCMVKQESPALTDACKECIARVFLAVVEKPEDRGTVVAQGGGKALIPLATEGTDTGKIKAAQTLAKITITSNPEIVFPGERIYEVVRPLVSLLGLDCTALQNFEALMALTNLAGISERLRQKIMKEGAVSKIEGYMFEDHDMIRAAATECMCNLVLSPDVQERFVAEDNDRLKLLVLYSGEDDERLRKAAAGTLAMLTSVQPSLCARVPRTTSHWLEILQALLLSESRELQHRAAVIAMNLMQAERGLAEQLIQSEVLEILSVMAKGGAAEPNPACRGAKQCLDIALEYGLIKPNPAE is encoded by the exons ATGAGTGAAAACGGCAACGAGAAG GATCCAGCTGCTCTGAGAGAGGAGGGGAACTGTCTGTTCAAGGACAGGGATTTCCAGGGGGCGTTGTCCTGTTACACCAAGGCCCTCAAACTGAGcaacagccaatcagaatgtGCCGTCCTGTACCGCAATCGGGCTGCCTGCTACCTCAAACTG GAGGACTATTCCAAAGCGGAGTCCGACTGTAGCAAAG cGCTGGACTCGGACCCTGGCGATGTGAAGGCCCGGTTTCGCCGCTCGCAAGCCTTGCAGAAGCTGGGTCGCCTGGACCAGGCTTTCAAAGACATCCAGAGGTGTGCACAGCTGGAGCCCAAGAACATGACCTTCCAGGAGAGCCTGCGGCAGCTAGGGGCGCAGATCCAGGACAAG GTCCAGCAGCTCTCCTCCACAGACGCTCGTGTTCAGCAGATGTTCTCTCTGCTCCTGGACTCCTCAGCGCAGGAGTCTGACAGGCACAAG GCGGCTCAGAATCTGGTGGTCCTGTCGCGGGAGGACGCGGGGGCGGAGCAGATATTCCGCAACGACGGGGTGCGGCTCTTGCAGAGACTGATGGATTCTGGGAAAGAGGAGATGATTCTGCCTGCGCTGCGCACACTGGTGGGGCTTTGCAGCGGGCACCAGTCCAGG TCCATGGCTATAGTGAATGAGCTGGGAATGGAGCGGCTGTGTGCAGTGATGGGGTCAGGGGGAGAGCAGGTCTCCCTGGCTGCCTGTCACCTCCTGCAGGTCATGTTCGAGGCTCTGATGGAGGGAATGAAGAAGGACGTGCGAGGCAAAGATGAGGCCATTCTGCTTG AGCCGTCTCGGGAGCTGAGGTCAATGCTGCGTCACCTCTTGGGCGTCCTCACGGCTCCCGCGGTGTCCGGGTCGGGTCGAGACAGCGCCATCAACCTGCTCGTCAAACACGTCCCGCGCAAATCCCAACGAGATCCTGACAACTCGCTCAGTCTGTGGGTCATCGACCAGG GGCTGAAGATGGTTCTGGAGGTGGGGGGCACAGTTCCAGAGGCCACTCAGGGCCCCCCCCTGACTGACAGCACACACATGAGCTGCTCGGTTCTGCTCAGCAAGCTGTATGAGGACCTGAAGAGCGATGGCGAGAGGGAGAACTTCAGCTCCCTCTGCGAGGAATACGTCCG GTCTCACTTTGAGTCGTCAGGGCTGGTCGGGAAGCTGCGTGCGATCCAGACGGTGTCGGTTTTGCTGCAGGGCCCCAGCGAGGTGGGGAACCAGGCCCTAGGTATGTCCGGGATCATGGAGAGCATCATCTCTCTGTGTGGCTCCGACACAGAGATccaccagcaggtggcagtggaGGCGCTGATCCACGCAGCCGGCAAGGCCAAGAGGGCCTCCTTCATCACCGCCAACGGTGTGGCGCTGCTCAAAGACATCTACAAGAAGAGCAAGAGCGACAAGATCCGAGTGCGCGCCCTGGTG GGTCTGTGCAAGCTGGGCTCGGCGGGAGGGACAGATTTCAGCATGAAGCAGTTTGCTGAAGGATCCACTCTGAAACTGGCCAAGCAGTGCAGGAA GTGGCTGTGTAACGAGGCCCTGCCCCCGAGCTCCCGGCGCTGGGCGATCGAGGGCCTGGCGTACCTCACCTTCGACGCCGATGTGAAAGAGGAGCTGGCAGAGGATGGGCAGGCTCTGCAGGCCATGTTCCAGCTGGCCAAG TCAGAGGATAAGACGGTGCTGTTTGCCGTGGGCTCCACGCTGGTGAACTGCACCAACAGCTATGACTTGGAGAAGCCGGACCCGCAGATGGTGGAGCTGGCAAAGTACGCCAAGCAGCACGTCCCTGAAGAGCACCCCAAG GACGCGAAGCCCTTTGTGGAGAAGCGTCTGTCGAAGCTGCTGGAGGCGGGTGTGGTCTCGGCTCTTGTGTGCATGGTGAAGCAGGAGAGCCCGGCGCTCACTGACGCCTGCAAGGAGTGCATCGCCAG GGTGTTCCTGGCGGTTGTGGAGAAGCCTGAGGACAGGGGGACAGTGGTGGCGCAGGGGGGTGGAAAG GCCCTGATCCCTCTCGCCACCGAGGGCACTGACACAGGGAAGATAAAGGCAGCGCAGACCCTAGCAAAGATTACTATCACATCCAACCCAGAGATCGTCTTCCCCGGGGAGAGG ATCTATGAGGTGGTGCGGCCGCTGGTCAGCCTGCTGGGACTCGACTGCACGGCCCTGCAGAACTTCGAGGCGCTCATGGCACTCACCAACCTGGCAGGCATCAGCGAGAGGCTCCG GCAGAAGATAATGAAGGAGGGGGCGGTGTCGAAGATCGAGGGCTACATGTTTGAGGATCACGACATGATTCGAGCAGCTGCGACTGAGTGCATGTGCAACCTGGTCCTGAGTCCAGAT GTGCAGGAGAGGTTTGTGGCCGAGGACAACGACCGGCTGAAGTTGCTTGTGCTGTACAGCGGGGAGGATGACGAGAGACTGCGGAAGGCAGCGGCTGGGACCCTGGCCATGCTGACATCGGTGCAACCCTCCCTGTGTGCTCGCGTCCCTCGCACT ACGTCCCACTGGCTGGAGATCCTGCAGGCGCTGCTGCTGAGCGAGAGCAGGGAGCTGCAGCACCGCGCCGCAGTCATCGCTATGAATCTCATGCAGGCGGAGCGCGGGCTGGCCGAGCAGCTCATCCAGAGTGAGGTGCTCGAGATCCTGTCCGTCATGGCCAAGGGGGGCGCCGCTGAGCCCAACCCAGCCTGCAGAGGCGCCAAGCAGTGTCTCGACATCGCCCTGGAGTACGGGCTCATCAAACCCAACCCTGCAGAATGA